In Cryptomeria japonica chromosome 5, Sugi_1.0, whole genome shotgun sequence, the genomic window GAGATTCTTATCTCTTGTTTATCATAGTTTTATCATCTTATCTCCATTAGCATATCAAGTttataatttgttgcattgtatctCTCTTATGATTTTGGATTAAATTATCTATTGTCTCAACTATTTGTGGAGTTGAAAACATCAAAGTAGGGTGTGACTATGGTAGGCCTCTAAACAAAGCCCCAACATTATGATATTTTTAGTTTGTGTGTAGGTTATTGGAGCCTATTCATGTTTACAAGAGACTTCATTCGTGGATCCTCTATAAAGTCTTTATATTCCTTTCCTTTATCACTTATTTCCTATTTTATATTTAGTTATCTTCTTGTTATCATTGTTATCACATTAAAATCCAAGTTCGGGTCAATTTTGTGTTTTCTGGTATGGTCTTTGTACTATGTCCATACGAGACATATGCACGCCACACTGTCATCCACCACTCGTATCCAGATACTAGACAGAGAGCTAATAGAGCTCACCAAATGACCTTGTTGGCCCACACTTTTAGATTCTGCAATCAAAACATTTTTATCATTTCATGTGCTTCAACTATTTAGTAAATTTCGCTTATAGGATTAGATAGCTTGTTTCTTGTGTCTCTTTGGCTCACTAGAGCACCAGTTTAGTGAGGTAGAGTTAGCCAATTTGCTCCTTTGGGTTCCATCACCTTGAGGGTGTTGAATTTACTCCTCTATACAAACACTGAGTCTAGAACTAGCCATTCTCAACTTTGAATGTGAGTTGTTGATTGACATATCATGGCAAGATCAACAAATTAAGAGTGGTCAACACCAAATTAAGAATCCTTTGCACAATCTAAAAGATTTAAACCAATCAAAATCATTCAACTAGGAAAATTTTTACATCATTCCATAGAATCAACACCAAATGTCACAATTGAATTTGGGACCTATCGTTCTAATACCACAGGACCATGCTACACTTCTCTTCACTTAATAGACCTTGGGGAGGGCACTCCACATTGAAAGATCCCATGATAGTGCACAACCAAATAGACTCTAATATTTTTGACATTATGGGGCCTTGCAACCAATCAGGTGATGTTGAATCAAACACAATGTTTATGCTTCCCATAAGAATATGGGGTTTTCTACATAGTTGGCAACATTGCGCAAGACCACAACTCTGACGAAGTATAAATATCTAGATCCTATAGGCACACACTGGTTGTTGATTTTATTTCTTAACAAATAGGTCTCTAGGACTTAaggaaaattaaaacaaaattccTAGGTCAACTAGTTATCAGGCAAAGGGGCCAGTACGACTGATTCTTGACACTTGAAGTTGTAACTTAAAAATAGAGTGATTATACACACAAGGTCAACAACGAGACATAATGTAGGGTTTAACGCTTGATTAAAATATTGTTAGGACATGGGTTTCCATACTTAGGCATTTTTCTTAAGGCTTGACAAAGTAGAGAGCCCCAAAAATAGGAAGGGTTCTACCAAGTGCAAAATATGCATAGTATGATGTAATGTTGATATGAACTAATTTTTCTCTCTATAGTTGTATCATGAATTCTCTTGGATCTAGAAAGGTAATTTTGAACTAGGGTGCATCTTTAAATAGACCATCTTAACATGTAAATGAAATAATTTATTATGTAGTTGACTTATAATGGCTAGTAGAAAAGGGGAAGCTTGGGcacaaattaaaatttaaaatttaagtttATTGGGTTTAAATTTGAGTGTTTGGGATTCATCAAGCTCAATTCCATACTCACAAATTCAAATCAAGGTTACAAATAAAGAATAGTATATATTTGGTCCAAAGTCTTCAAACGTGTAGAGAGAGAACGAGGTTAGGATAAAGTTATTTTCCAACTTCAATGCAATAATATGCCAACTTACacattaatcaatcaattgaaaaaccTTTGTCAAAATAGACTGAAAATGAAATTACACATTAATCAATAGATTGAAAAACCGTTGTCAAAATagactgaaaatgaaatgaagaaaacttATTAAACTGTATTTACAAATTGATAATTATTTTATACATAATTTTTTCACCTAAATCCTATGCAATATAATgtataattaaattattcacaaagATAAAAAGTAATATTATAAATGATACATGTCAAACCAGaataaaaatacaaattttattCCTATGGATGGTAGAATCAACTAAaagattaataataaatattattttaatatttacatGTTTAGTAGACCAATCGATCAACATAACCCTTTCTTTTCGCAAGTAATGGAATATAGTCTGGCAAGAACACCAACAAGAGCAGAGTTTATGTATGTTGTAGGTTCAAGCATGCTTGATTGAGACCTAATATCTGTAAAGTGGTCATTTCTATCTGGTCCTCCCACTATTGCTCCTGTCAATAAATTTGGATTGGAAGCATTTCTATTGAACCAATGGTTGAAACCATCACCACATGAGATCTTTTGTGGGTGATGGTGAATAGAAACTATAGATGCTCCTCTGTGATGTGCTTCCCCTGGATATTTGTTACTATATCCTACCATGTATGATATATTCAAAGGATTCCTTCCTAATAAATAATCTACCTGCAGAAATTAAATAAGATTCTAAAGTTAGAATTGATTTCATTATTATAAATGAATACCCTTATCACATATTTTATAAGACATTTTGACAATCAATTACCTGTATCTTTACAAAATTCATTACATGGACTTCTTTGAATTTAATGTTACCACAAGAAATTGTTTGGTTATTGGCATATAGTAAGTCACTATAAACTGTCAGTAAAAGGGAGGCACTAGTAACATATTGAGTATTTGCACCATCTCTAATGTACATCAATCCTCCTGTAACAAGATTCAGGTTATATTATTTTAGTTTTAGAACGTAATTGAATTTTGTTATGATTGGGAGTtcaattataatttataaataactTGAGCTAACCTGGTGTCCTATGAACTGATCGAATTGGACTTTGTGGAAGAAGTGAACAGATGAAACTTTCGGCATGGCTTCTGTAGCCTGAAAATTGAGAATCGCCTTGGAAATACAACTAATTGATTGAAATGGTTATTGAATTAGAAAAAGTATTTGTGAAATGAAGAATAGATTTAAGATGGGATTTTAAATACTTTTCCatcataaactacaacaataatcaCTTACAGTGGTGAGAAGTACTTGAGCTCCAGCATATTTGAGATCCCAACTGAATTCAGTAACATATGCATTTAGAGAACTCTGTGCTTTTATATAGTCAGAATAGTTTGCAGATCTGGTAGCTTTGTAAAGCCAAGATGCAGCCCAGAGAAGTTCATCCTGTTAAATAAACATTACTATATTAATAGTCAAAAtcgaaacaacattgaaaaataaaaaaacaatcaaattttgagtttttacTTACCATATAGCCAGAGTAAGAACAGTAGAAGGGACACTCTCCCGAGTAGGTACCTTGATATTGGTTGGAAAAAGAAAAAAGCTGCAATCAAAATGGTGAAATTTAGTGTAGTTTAAATGCTATTTAAACTAATTACATAAACAACATCGATCTTTCTTTTTTAAAATATCCATCAAAACAACTATTTGTACGTTGATGGTCATTTTTATGTagttttgtgtttattttaagaaaatattttaatatatgtatGTGCCAATAAATTGGACAATCTGTGTAAAGTTTCCCTCATTCTTCTAA contains:
- the LOC131043277 gene encoding endoglucanase 16-like, with amino-acid sequence MSKNIVVFLSLALLLSYGQCYMLHGEFDYKEALSKSILFLEAQRSGKLPKSQRVKWRGNSGLKDGQLNGVDLVGGYYDAGDNVKYGLPMAFTITTLAWGALHYEEQLKAAGEIQNVRDAIKWGTDYFLKASATPNQLWVQVGDPQADHNCWERPEDMDTPRTLYKIDKDTPGTEIAAETAAALAASSIVFRGTDPHYSHLLLQRSESLFSFSNQYQGTYSGECPFYCSYSGYMDELLWAASWLYKATRSANYSDYIKAQSSLNAYVTEFSWDLKYAGAQVLLTTLYFQGDSQFSGYRSHAESFICSLLPQSPIRSVHRTPGGLMYIRDGANTQYVTSASLLLTVYSDLLYANNQTISCGNIKFKEVHVMNFVKIQVDYLLGRNPLNISYMVGYSNKYPGEAHHRGASIVSIHHHPQKISCGDGFNHWFNRNASNPNLLTGAIVGGPDRNDHFTDIRSQSSMLEPTTYINSALVGVLARLYSITCEKKGLC